A window of Candidatus Zixiibacteriota bacterium genomic DNA:
GTCATAATTGCGTGCCGCTTTTTCCGGGTCGTTCTGCTGCAGGTCAACCATGATTCCCGATAGCGGCGTGGACATCTCGTGCATCGCAAACAGGTATGCCGGCATTGCGCTTGCCGGCGGATAGAAGGCATCCAGTGATGCCGGAAGCCCCGTCGCGGGAGCCGTGGGAGCAGCCGGCGCAACCGCATCGCCTCCGGTCACCGCCAGTGCCAGGAAGGTGAAAAACAGACCGATACCAATGCCTACCAGGATGATTTTCTTCAACATCCCAAAATCCTCCAAACGATTAGATTGTTAGTTTTATTCGCCGAACAGCGATATCATAGGCCTACATAACATATATTTCATTGATTTAAGTCAAAATCAAGGATTAATTGCAATATTATTGCGATTTTATGGAGAAATTGAGATATCTCTTTGAAATATAAAGAGATAGACTGCCTATATGGCTACCGTGAATTAATTAAGAAGAGACGCGCGGAGCTCGGAATCGGCGCTTTTGCCGTGCCGGATGACTATTTCAGGGACAATTTCGATATCTTCTGCTCGGGTGCGAAAGTTGACAATACAGGCGCGAAGAAGAAAACTCTGATTGATGACGGCGTTAGAGACAAAAATCTCGCCGCTCTTTTTCAGGCGGACCAGGATTTCTTCATTTAGTTTATTGAGATATTCGGCGATTTCTTTCTCATTTTTCCGGTCTTTCAGGTCTGCCGGCAGATAACGAAAGGTGCTTATGCTCAGGTTCTGAGTGAATGTCTCAATCAGCGGCTCTCGCTCAAGAAGGCGAAACATCTTTTGAGAGAGTCTGATATTCTCCCTAAGCATGCTGGCATAGCCGCGCCGTCCGACCTGTTTGAGCGCCAGCCAGACCTTGAGGGCACGAAATCCGCGCGAATTCTGCAAGCCGTAATCGAAATAATTGAGCGCTTCTTCGCCGAAATGATAGTATGGTGGATGGTATGAGAAGGCCTCGCGCAGTTTCTGGCTGTGGCGCACCAGAGCGCAGCCGGCTTCCAGAGGCGCATAGAGCCACTTGTGGGGGTCCACCGCCACCGAATCGGCGCGACTTAAGCCGCGAAGAGCCGGGTCAACATCGTCGAGAATGGCGGCAAAGGCGCCATAGGCGCCGTCGACATGAAACCAGATTCCATATTCCTCACAGAGTTCAGCCATTTCGGGAAGCGGATCGATGGCGCCGGTGCTGACCGTTCCGGCCGAGCCGACCACCAGCATCGGCATATCGCCGTTTGTTCTATCATATTCGACCAGTCTTTTGAGGTCGTCCAGTAACAGCCGCTGC
This region includes:
- a CDS encoding aminotransferase class V-fold PLP-dependent enzyme, with protein sequence TAQQNMEKSIVQDKATTPIDIAPEKFRRLGYELIDQISNFLGDIQNRPVTTDFSPEELRRILHSRDSLPLDGADPEELLRNITAQLISYSLFNGHPRFWGYITSSAAPIGMLGDLLAAAVNPNVGAWQLAPVATEIEAQTVRWIAELLNYPADCGGLLVSGGNMANFVGFLAARAAMAAGNIRAEGMLATSAKPLRVYASVETHTWIHKATDLFGLGTDSIRWVKTDSKQRLLLDDLKRLVEYDRTNGDMPMLVVGSAGTVSTGAIDPLPEMAELCEEYGIWFHVDGAYGAFAAILDDVDPALRGLSRADSVAVDPHKWLYAPLEAGCALVRHSQKLREAFSYHPPYYHFGEEALNYFDYGLQNSRGFRALKVWLALKQVGRRGYASMLRENIRLSQKMFRLLEREPLIETFTQNLSISTFRYLPADLKDRKNEKEIAEYLNKLNEEILVRLKKSGEIFVSNAVINQSFLLRACIVNFRTRAEDIEIVPEIVIRHGKSADSELRASLLN